One window of the Piliocolobus tephrosceles isolate RC106 chromosome 17, ASM277652v3, whole genome shotgun sequence genome contains the following:
- the JMJD8 gene encoding jmjC domain-containing protein 8 isoform X2, protein MAGGRARGSRRAVRLAEGRGLMAPASRLLALWALAAVALPGSGEEGDGGWRPGGPGALAEEERCTVERRADLTYAEFVQQYAFVRPVILQGLTDNSRFRALCSRERLLASFGDRVVRLSTANTYSYQKVDLPFQDYVEQLLHPQDPTSLGNDTLYFFGDNNFTEWASLFRHYSPPPFSLLGTAPAYSFGIAGAGSGVPFHWHGPGYSEVIYGRKRWFLYPPEKTPEFHPNKTTLAWLRDTYPALPPSARPLECTIRAGAVLP, encoded by the exons ATGGCTGGCGGACGGGCCCGAGGTTCCCGGCGTGCAGTGCGGCTAGCTGAGGGCCGCGGGCTCATGGCGCCGGCGTCGCGGCTGCTCGCGCTCTGGGCGTTGGCGGCTGTGGCTCTACCCGGCTCCGGGGAGGAGGGCGACGGCGGGTG GCGCCCGGGCGGGCCGGGGGCCCTGGCGGAAGAGGAGCGCTGTACGGTGGAGCGTCGGGCCGACCTCACCTACGCCGAGTTCGTGCAGCA GTACGCCTTCGTCAGGCCCGTCATCCTGCAGGGACTCACGGACAACTCG AGGTTCCGGGCTCTGTGCTCCCGCGAAAGGTTGCTGGCCTCGTTTGGGGACAGAGTGGTCCGCCTGAGCACCGCCAACACCTACTCCTACCAGAAAG TGGACTTGCCCTTCCAGGATTATGTGGAGCAGCTGCTGCACCCCCAGGACCCCACCTCCCTGGGCAATG ACACCCTGTACTTCTTCGGGGACAACAACTTCACCGAGTGGGCCTCTCTCTTTCGGCACTATTCCCCACCCCCATTTAGCCTGCTGGGAACCGCTCCAGCTTACAGCTTTGGAATCGCAG GAGCTGGCTCGGGGGTGCCCTTCCACTGGCATGGGCCTGGGTATTCAGAAGTGATCTACGGCCGTAAG CGCTGGTTCCTCTACCCACCTGAGAAGACGCCAGAGTTCCACCCCAACAAGACAACGCTGGCCTGGCTCCGGGACACATACCCAGCCCTGCCACCGTCTGCACGGCCCCTGGAGTGTACCATCCGGGCTG GTGCTGTACTTCCCTGA
- the JMJD8 gene encoding jmjC domain-containing protein 8 isoform X1 yields MAGGRARGSRRAVRLAEGRGLMAPASRLLALWALAAVALPGSGEEGDGGWRPGGPGALAEEERCTVERRADLTYAEFVQQYAFVRPVILQGLTDNSRFRALCSRERLLASFGDRVVRLSTANTYSYQKVDLPFQDYVEQLLHPQDPTSLGNDTLYFFGDNNFTEWASLFRHYSPPPFSLLGTAPAYSFGIAGAGSGVPFHWHGPGYSEVIYGRKRWFLYPPEKTPEFHPNKTTLAWLRDTYPALPPSARPLECTIRAGEVLYFPDRWWHATLNLDTSVFISTFLG; encoded by the exons ATGGCTGGCGGACGGGCCCGAGGTTCCCGGCGTGCAGTGCGGCTAGCTGAGGGCCGCGGGCTCATGGCGCCGGCGTCGCGGCTGCTCGCGCTCTGGGCGTTGGCGGCTGTGGCTCTACCCGGCTCCGGGGAGGAGGGCGACGGCGGGTG GCGCCCGGGCGGGCCGGGGGCCCTGGCGGAAGAGGAGCGCTGTACGGTGGAGCGTCGGGCCGACCTCACCTACGCCGAGTTCGTGCAGCA GTACGCCTTCGTCAGGCCCGTCATCCTGCAGGGACTCACGGACAACTCG AGGTTCCGGGCTCTGTGCTCCCGCGAAAGGTTGCTGGCCTCGTTTGGGGACAGAGTGGTCCGCCTGAGCACCGCCAACACCTACTCCTACCAGAAAG TGGACTTGCCCTTCCAGGATTATGTGGAGCAGCTGCTGCACCCCCAGGACCCCACCTCCCTGGGCAATG ACACCCTGTACTTCTTCGGGGACAACAACTTCACCGAGTGGGCCTCTCTCTTTCGGCACTATTCCCCACCCCCATTTAGCCTGCTGGGAACCGCTCCAGCTTACAGCTTTGGAATCGCAG GAGCTGGCTCGGGGGTGCCCTTCCACTGGCATGGGCCTGGGTATTCAGAAGTGATCTACGGCCGTAAG CGCTGGTTCCTCTACCCACCTGAGAAGACGCCAGAGTTCCACCCCAACAAGACAACGCTGGCCTGGCTCCGGGACACATACCCAGCCCTGCCACCGTCTGCACGGCCCCTGGAGTGTACCATCCGGGCTGGTGAG GTGCTGTACTTCCCTGACCGCTGGTGGCATGCCACACTCAACCTTGACACCAGCGTCTTCATCTCCACCTTCCTTGGCTAG
- the JMJD8 gene encoding jmjC domain-containing protein 8 isoform X3, translating into MAGGRARGSRRAVRLAEGRGLMAPASRLLALWALAAVALPGSGEEGDGGWRPGGPGALAEEERCTVERRADLTYAEFVQQYAFVRPVILQGLTDNSRFRALCSRERLLASFGDRVVRLSTANTYSYQKVDLPFQDYVEQLLHPQDPTSLGNGAGSGVPFHWHGPGYSEVIYGRKRWFLYPPEKTPEFHPNKTTLAWLRDTYPALPPSARPLECTIRAGEVLYFPDRWWHATLNLDTSVFISTFLG; encoded by the exons ATGGCTGGCGGACGGGCCCGAGGTTCCCGGCGTGCAGTGCGGCTAGCTGAGGGCCGCGGGCTCATGGCGCCGGCGTCGCGGCTGCTCGCGCTCTGGGCGTTGGCGGCTGTGGCTCTACCCGGCTCCGGGGAGGAGGGCGACGGCGGGTG GCGCCCGGGCGGGCCGGGGGCCCTGGCGGAAGAGGAGCGCTGTACGGTGGAGCGTCGGGCCGACCTCACCTACGCCGAGTTCGTGCAGCA GTACGCCTTCGTCAGGCCCGTCATCCTGCAGGGACTCACGGACAACTCG AGGTTCCGGGCTCTGTGCTCCCGCGAAAGGTTGCTGGCCTCGTTTGGGGACAGAGTGGTCCGCCTGAGCACCGCCAACACCTACTCCTACCAGAAAG TGGACTTGCCCTTCCAGGATTATGTGGAGCAGCTGCTGCACCCCCAGGACCCCACCTCCCTGGGCAATG GAGCTGGCTCGGGGGTGCCCTTCCACTGGCATGGGCCTGGGTATTCAGAAGTGATCTACGGCCGTAAG CGCTGGTTCCTCTACCCACCTGAGAAGACGCCAGAGTTCCACCCCAACAAGACAACGCTGGCCTGGCTCCGGGACACATACCCAGCCCTGCCACCGTCTGCACGGCCCCTGGAGTGTACCATCCGGGCTGGTGAG GTGCTGTACTTCCCTGACCGCTGGTGGCATGCCACACTCAACCTTGACACCAGCGTCTTCATCTCCACCTTCCTTGGCTAG
- the STUB1 gene encoding E3 ubiquitin-protein ligase CHIP isoform X2: MKGKEEKEGGARLGAGGGSPEKSPSAQELKEQGNRLFVGRKYPEAAACYGRAIMQQHEQALADCRRALELDGQSVKAHFFLGQCQLEMESYDEAIANLQRAYSLAKEQRLNFGDDIPSALRIAKKKRWNSIEERRIHQESELHSYLSRLIAAERERELEECQRNHEGDEDDSHIRAQQACIEAKHDKYMADMDELFSQVDEKRKKRDIPDYLCGKISFELMREPCITPSGITYDRKDIEEHLQVRLRLGEQGQQHGPGPTDCPLPFLSLQRVGHFDPVTRSPLTQEQLIPNLAMKEVIDAFISENGWVEDY, from the exons ATGAAGggcaaggaggagaaggagggcgGCGCGCGGCTGGGCGCTGGCGGCGGAAGCCCCGAGAAGAGCCCGAGTGCGCAGGAGCTCAAGGAGCAGGGCAACCGTCTGTTCGTGGGCCGAAAGTACCCGGAGGCGGCGGCCTGCTACGGCCGCGCGATC ATGCAGCAGCACGAGCAGGCCCTGGCCGACTGCCGGCGCGCCCTGGAACTGGACGGGCAGTCTGTGAAGGCGCACTTCTTCCTCGGGCAGTGCCAGCTGGAGATGGAGAGCTATGATGAGGCCATCGCCAATCTGCAGCGAG CTTACAGCCTGGCCAAGGAGCAGCGGCTGAACTTCGGGGACGACATCCCCAGCGCTCTTCGAATCGCGAAGAAGAAGCGCTGGAACAGCATCGAGGAGCGACGCATCCACCAGGAGAGTGAGCTGCACTCCTACCTCTCCAGGCTCATTGCTGCGGAGCGTGAGAG GGAGCTGGAAGAGTGCCAGCGGAACCACGAGGGTGATGAGGACGACAGCCACATCCGGGCCCAGCAGGCCTGCATTGAGGCTAAGCAC GACAAGTACATGGCGGACATGGACGAGCTCTTCTCTCAGGTGGATGAGAAGAGGAAG AAGCGTGACATCCCCGACTACCTGTGTGGTAAGATCAGCTTTGAGCTGATGCGGGAGCCGTGCATCACGCCCAGTGGCATCACCTACGACCGCAAGGACATCGAGGAGCACCTGCAGGTGAGGCTGCGGCTGGGGGAGCAGGGCCAGCAGCATGGTCCTGGGCCCACTGACTGCCCTCTGCCCTTCTTGTCACTGCAGCGCGTGGGTCATTTTGACCCCGTGACCCGGAGCCCCCTGACCCAAGAACAGCTCATCCCCAACCTGGCCATGAAGGAGGTTATTGACGCATTCATCTCTGAGAATGGCTGGGTGGAGGACTACTGA
- the STUB1 gene encoding E3 ubiquitin-protein ligase CHIP isoform X3, producing the protein MKGKEEKEGGARLGAGGGSPEKSPSAQELKEQGNRLFVGRKYPEAAACYGRAITRNPLVAVYYTNRALCYLKMQQHEQALADCRRALELDGQSVKAHFFLGQCQLEMESYDEAIANLQRAYSLAKEQRLNFGDDIPSALRIAKKKRWNSIEERRIHQESELHSYLSRLIAAERERELEECQRNHEGDEDDSHIRAQQACIEAKHDKYMADMDELFSQVDEKRKKRDIPDYLCGKISFELMREPCITPSGITYDRKDIEEHLQRVGHFDPVTRSPLTQEQLIPNLAMKEVIDAFISENGWVEDY; encoded by the exons ATGAAGggcaaggaggagaaggagggcgGCGCGCGGCTGGGCGCTGGCGGCGGAAGCCCCGAGAAGAGCCCGAGTGCGCAGGAGCTCAAGGAGCAGGGCAACCGTCTGTTCGTGGGCCGAAAGTACCCGGAGGCGGCGGCCTGCTACGGCCGCGCGATC ACCCGGAACCCGCTGGTGGCCGTATATTACACCAACCGTGCCCTGTGCTACCTGAAGATGCAGCAGCACGAGCAGGCCCTGGCCGACTGCCGGCGCGCCCTGGAACTGGACGGGCAGTCTGTGAAGGCGCACTTCTTCCTCGGGCAGTGCCAGCTGGAGATGGAGAGCTATGATGAGGCCATCGCCAATCTGCAGCGAG CTTACAGCCTGGCCAAGGAGCAGCGGCTGAACTTCGGGGACGACATCCCCAGCGCTCTTCGAATCGCGAAGAAGAAGCGCTGGAACAGCATCGAGGAGCGACGCATCCACCAGGAGAGTGAGCTGCACTCCTACCTCTCCAGGCTCATTGCTGCGGAGCGTGAGAG GGAGCTGGAAGAGTGCCAGCGGAACCACGAGGGTGATGAGGACGACAGCCACATCCGGGCCCAGCAGGCCTGCATTGAGGCTAAGCAC GACAAGTACATGGCGGACATGGACGAGCTCTTCTCTCAGGTGGATGAGAAGAGGAAG AAGCGTGACATCCCCGACTACCTGTGTGGTAAGATCAGCTTTGAGCTGATGCGGGAGCCGTGCATCACGCCCAGTGGCATCACCTACGACCGCAAGGACATCGAGGAGCACCTGCAG CGCGTGGGTCATTTTGACCCCGTGACCCGGAGCCCCCTGACCCAAGAACAGCTCATCCCCAACCTGGCCATGAAGGAGGTTATTGACGCATTCATCTCTGAGAATGGCTGGGTGGAGGACTACTGA
- the STUB1 gene encoding E3 ubiquitin-protein ligase CHIP isoform X1 — MKGKEEKEGGARLGAGGGSPEKSPSAQELKEQGNRLFVGRKYPEAAACYGRAITRNPLVAVYYTNRALCYLKMQQHEQALADCRRALELDGQSVKAHFFLGQCQLEMESYDEAIANLQRAYSLAKEQRLNFGDDIPSALRIAKKKRWNSIEERRIHQESELHSYLSRLIAAERERELEECQRNHEGDEDDSHIRAQQACIEAKHDKYMADMDELFSQVDEKRKKRDIPDYLCGKISFELMREPCITPSGITYDRKDIEEHLQVRLRLGEQGQQHGPGPTDCPLPFLSLQRVGHFDPVTRSPLTQEQLIPNLAMKEVIDAFISENGWVEDY, encoded by the exons ATGAAGggcaaggaggagaaggagggcgGCGCGCGGCTGGGCGCTGGCGGCGGAAGCCCCGAGAAGAGCCCGAGTGCGCAGGAGCTCAAGGAGCAGGGCAACCGTCTGTTCGTGGGCCGAAAGTACCCGGAGGCGGCGGCCTGCTACGGCCGCGCGATC ACCCGGAACCCGCTGGTGGCCGTATATTACACCAACCGTGCCCTGTGCTACCTGAAGATGCAGCAGCACGAGCAGGCCCTGGCCGACTGCCGGCGCGCCCTGGAACTGGACGGGCAGTCTGTGAAGGCGCACTTCTTCCTCGGGCAGTGCCAGCTGGAGATGGAGAGCTATGATGAGGCCATCGCCAATCTGCAGCGAG CTTACAGCCTGGCCAAGGAGCAGCGGCTGAACTTCGGGGACGACATCCCCAGCGCTCTTCGAATCGCGAAGAAGAAGCGCTGGAACAGCATCGAGGAGCGACGCATCCACCAGGAGAGTGAGCTGCACTCCTACCTCTCCAGGCTCATTGCTGCGGAGCGTGAGAG GGAGCTGGAAGAGTGCCAGCGGAACCACGAGGGTGATGAGGACGACAGCCACATCCGGGCCCAGCAGGCCTGCATTGAGGCTAAGCAC GACAAGTACATGGCGGACATGGACGAGCTCTTCTCTCAGGTGGATGAGAAGAGGAAG AAGCGTGACATCCCCGACTACCTGTGTGGTAAGATCAGCTTTGAGCTGATGCGGGAGCCGTGCATCACGCCCAGTGGCATCACCTACGACCGCAAGGACATCGAGGAGCACCTGCAGGTGAGGCTGCGGCTGGGGGAGCAGGGCCAGCAGCATGGTCCTGGGCCCACTGACTGCCCTCTGCCCTTCTTGTCACTGCAGCGCGTGGGTCATTTTGACCCCGTGACCCGGAGCCCCCTGACCCAAGAACAGCTCATCCCCAACCTGGCCATGAAGGAGGTTATTGACGCATTCATCTCTGAGAATGGCTGGGTGGAGGACTACTGA
- the LOC111524114 gene encoding LOW QUALITY PROTEIN: uncharacterized protein LOC111524114 (The sequence of the model RefSeq protein was modified relative to this genomic sequence to represent the inferred CDS: inserted 2 bases in 2 codons): MAPRGTAWAALPSSAPGGPAPAARAPQPEPAILSGPAQLHRRNFRPGAGPAGTHGSRPRPRQPAPSAEAPPPTTRPTQRPRPQQPTPPRQPAPPLRVNIAAPRSVGCEDPSRWAAILERHREVLRARADPRVRLEALDRWYREDLPAAIGXRAEKHVTXELERLLAWKLARARFRPRLQQLVTTNPPELVVHCSTTTFCLLPDQSWWLELEMEAFMSDEAVVTVPRLPAPQYTLRYYLLYLGQVQERATALSQVENSTVDLGRGAEAVPRSAAQSWPQPGHPRGH, translated from the exons ATGGCGCCGCGCGGCACGGCCTGGGCTGCGCTCCCAAGCTCCGCGCCTGGCGGCCCAGCGCCCGCAGCCCGAGCCCCGCAGCCCGAACCCGCGATCCTCTCGGGCCCGGCCCAGCTCCACCGCCGGAACTTCCGGCCGGGGGCGGGACCAGCGGGGACGCACGG GAGCCGGCCCCGCCCCCGGCAGCCGGCCCCATCGGCAGAGGCCCCGCCCCCAACAACCCGCCCCACCCAGAGGCCCCGCCCCCAGCAGCCCACCCCGCCCCGGCAGCCGGCCCCGCCCCTCCGCGTGAACATAGCGGCTCCCCGCTCTGTAGGGTGTGAGGACCCCAGTCGCTGGGCCGCCATTCTGGAGCGCCATCGAGAGGTCCTACGGGCGCGCGCGGACCCCCGAGTGCGGCTGGAAGCCCTGGACCGTTG GTATCGGGAGGATTTGCCAGCGGCCATCG GCAGAGCGGAGAAGCATGTGA GGGAGCTGGAGCGGCTGCTGGCCTGGAAGCTGGCG AGGGCCCGCTTCCGGCCACGTCTGCAGCAGCTGGTGACCACCAATCCCCCTGAGCTGGTTGTGCACTGTTCGACCACCACCTTCTGCCTCCTGCCAGAC CAGTCCTGGTGGCTGGAGCTCGAGATGGAGGCCTTCATGTCAGATGAGGCAGTGGTCACAGTGCCCCGCCTGCCGGCCCCACAGTACACCCTCAGGTACTACCTGCTGTACCTGGGCCAGGTTCAAGAGCGGGCCACAGCTCTGAGCCAAG TGGAGAACAGCACTGTGGACCTGGGCCGTGGGGCAGAGGCTGTGCCCAGATCTGCTGCCCAATCTtggccccagcctggccacccACGAGGACACTAG